The Paenibacillus sp. FSL W8-0426 region GAATCGGACATAGCCAGCCAATGAATGGTTATACATCCCTTGAGAAGAGCAATACACTAAGCTTGCGGAATGGAGTATACGGACGTTAATATAAAAGCTGCAGCGCTAGATGTCAGGATTGTTGAAGGGCGTTACACCTCATGATCAATATGAATGCTACAATGAAGTGTTACTAAGAGACGTTGTATAGGTTGAATCGATACCGGTCATGGATCCGGTTCTGGGCCAAATCCAGGGGACCAACAGCTCGCAGTCTTTCGCTAGTTTAAAGCGTGTGCTATGCCTCAAGAGATTTCGTGCTATGATTATCGTTATGGCGGGTACGTTCCGCTGCTGCATGTTCCGGGTTCAATTGATATTCATTTTGAGAATATTATCGATTATGGAGAATATCCTCTATTCATAGAAATGGAAACCCTGTTTTCAAATGAAGTCGAGCAGAGAAGGCTTGGCCGCTACCCGTTCATGAACCGTCGTTTGGAAGATATCGCACTTGGCAGCGATCCGAGATCCAAAATACTTCTTGGTATTTTTTTGAGAATAATGTTATTCTAAAGCTTGCATACTAAGTTGAAGGAGGTGCAAATGTAGTTGGAAACTCTAAAAATCGCGTTCTATGTGTTCATGATGTTTTTTGTGATTGTTGCCATTCATGAATGGGGCCATTATTATTTTGCGAAGCGTGCAGGCATTTTGGTTCGTGAGTTTGCTATCGGTTTTGGTCCTAAAATGTTTTCATATAAAAGAGGCGAAACTCAGTTTACGTTCCGGTTGCTTCCATTTGGCGGTTATGCCAGAATGGCAGGCGAAGATCCTGATATTTCTCTTATAGACGTAGGGCAAACCATATGCGTTCGCATCAAAGACGGCAGCATCGAAAAGATATTCACCGCCAACCTCGAAAAGTATAAGAATGTCATTAAGGGTGAGGTCCTGCATGTGGATTTGGAGACAAATCTGCAGTTGGAATTGGATGTGGATGGGGAACGTATGGCATTTTCCGTTCATCCTCAAGCCCTTATCGTAGGAAAAGACAACACCATGCAGATTGCGCCTAAAGATCGTTGGTTCAGCAGCAAAACGGTCGGGCAGCGTGCTATGGCTATTTTTGCAGGGCCGCTGATGAATTTCGTGCTTGCGTTTGCATTGTTTATTATCTATATCCAGGTGAGCGGCGTTCCCGTTGAAAATCCTTCTTACATAAAAATAGCCGAGGTTTCGGCTAATGGGCCTGCGCAGCAGGCAGGTTTGAAGGAAGGGGACATCATCAAGTCCATTAACGGTACGGCTGTTGGGGCGGATCAACAGAAACTGATCAGTCTCATCTCCGAATCCAAAGGCAAATCTATGGATTGGATGATAGAACGGGGAGGTCAGGAGGCCTCCGTCTCTGTAACTCCTGCGGACGTTGATGGATCGGGAAACGGCAAGGTAGGGATCTCTCTTGGATATCCGACCAGACAAGCCGGTTTCATCGAAACGCTGTCGCTTTCGGGCAAATATACCATCGAAACATCCAAACTGATCTTTAAAGGTCTTCAGCAGCTCGTGCAAAATTTTGCCTTGGACGATATCGGGGGGCCTGTAAGAACGATTGAGGTTACCGGAGAGATTGCTAAATCTGGTTTGGATCGATTAATATATTGGAGCGCCATGATTAGCATTAACCTGGGTATTTTCAACCTGCTGCCGATCCCGGCGCTGGACGGAAGCCGTCTCATCTTTCTCGGGATCGAAGCGGTGCGCGGCCGGCCTCTGAACCCGAATCGGGAAGGCATGGTACATTTTATCGGTTTTGCGATGTTGTTTGTGCTAATGCTTGCAGTAACTTATAATGATATTCTACGATTAATTAACAGATAATTATGGTTGGACTGTCTTTGCAGCCAGTGAAGATGGTCGTAATGGGAGGACACTGGATTCTTATGTCGAAGGAAAATGATAAACAGTTCGTGACTGAAATTACGCCACAGGGAGAGGACTTTTCCCGCTGGTATATTGATGTGATTAAAAAAGCCGATTTGATGGATTATTCCCCGGTGCGCGGCTGCATCGTGTTCAAGCCGGACGGATTTGAAATCTGGGAGCATATCAAGGATGAGCTGGATCGCCGTTTCCGCGAAACGGGCCATCGCAATGCCTACTTCCCGATGTTCATTCCGGAGAGCTTTTTCCAGAAGGAAAAAGAGCATGTGGAAGGCTTCAATCCCGAGCTGCCTTGGGTCACCGAGGCTGGCGGAGAAAAGCTGGAAGAGCGGCTTGCGATCCGCCCGACGTCGGAAACGATCATCGGTCACATGTATTCGAAATGGATCCAGTCCTATCGTGACCTGCCCGTTCTGATCAACCAATGGGCGAACGTTGTTCGTTGGGAGAAAAGAACGCTGCCGTTCCTGCGTACAAGCGAATTCCTTTGGCAGGAAGGCCATACGGCGCATGAGACCGAAGAAGAAGCACGTGAAGAAACGATGCGCATGCTGGAAATTTACCGCGAAGTGGTCGAAGAGTATTTGGCCATTCCGGTGATCAGCGGTCAGAAGACGCCTTCCGAGAAATTCGCGGGAGCGGTGGACACGTACTCGATCGAAGCGATGATGAAAGATGGACGCGCCGTACAAGCCGGAACTTCCCACTACATGGGCACGAACTTTGCCAAAGCCTTTGAAATCCAGTACCTCAGCCGCGAAAACGTGCTTGAGCATGCCTATACGACATCCTGGGGTGTAAGCACGCGTTTGATCGGAGCACTGATCATGGTTCATGGCGATGATCGTGGATTGGCACTTCCTCCAAAAGTGGCACCAACGCAAGTCGTGATGATTCCGATCGGACCGCCAAAAACGCGTGATGCCGTCGTTGGCCGTGCCGACGAGTTGTTCTCCGAATTGAAAAAAGCGGGCATTCGCGTAAAAATGGATGACCGCAGCGACGTACGTCCTGGTTGGAAGTTCAACGAGTATGAAATGCGCGGAGTCCCTGTCCGTCTGGAAATCGGACCTCGCGACATGGAGAATGGCGTTTGTGTCCTCGTATCCCGCATCACGGGCGAGAAAAAAGTGATTGAACAGGCTAACCTGGTGGAAGAAGTGCAGAACATGCTGGCACAGGTACAAGGCGAAATGCTGGAGCGTGCCCGCAGCTTTATGTCGGAAAACTTCTACTCCGTGGATACGCTGGACGAAATGAAACAGCTCATGGAAAACAAACGCGGCTTTACGCTGGCTGGCTGGTGCGGCTCGGAAGCTTGCGAAGATAAGGTTCGCGAAGTGACGGGGGCAACAAGCCGCAACATTCCGTTCGAGCCAAAGGAACAAAAGCATACCTGCTTGGCTTGCGGTGAAAAAGCGAAACATACCGTTGTGTTTGCAAGAGCCTACTAATCAGGAAGAAAGGGTGAATCCAACGATTCATCCCGCGATGTAGAATGGAGAGCTTCTGTCAGAAAAAATGAGTCGGTGCCGGATCGGATCGAAGACATTTTGGACACAGGAGCTTTTCCTGTTTTGAAGGCACGAGGAGGAACATGATGAGTGGAATCGAGGAAAAGAGAAAACGGTTTGAATTGTTGATGAAGCAGGCCGAGCTTCCGTCCGGTTTGGTAGAGCCTTATTTTCTGGACGGATGGATCGAAAAGGTGGAAACGAGCCGCAGCAATCGCGACTGGAGCATTCTTATCGTAAAGGATACTTTGGTACCTGCGCCGATCTACCGGACATTTTGCCTGCATATTCAAGAAAAGCTGAATCATATCGCCAAAATTACGTTTGGCTTCAAATACAATGAACAAGTACAGCTCGGCGACATCGTGAGCGAGTATTGGAATTTGTTTCTGGAATGGGCGCATCGGGAAATTCCGTCCGTCAATGGATGGATGAGCCGGGCCCAGTTCGAATGCCAGGAGGATTTGCTGCAGCTGACGATGAGCGACGCCATGTCGCTGGAGCTTGCGCGCAAAAAACAGATCGATCAGGCCATTATGACCTTTTATGATAAATACTTTAATACATCGTTGCGCGTAAAAATGGCTGTCGGAGAACGTGGGAACAATCAGGAGGCCATGGAGCAGTTCCAACTTAAGAAGCGGGAAGAAGAGCGGCAGGTCATCGAACAGATGAGGGCTGCAGCCGTCGAATCCGAGATGCCGGAGGAAGAAGATCAGGGCGAGCTTCGCCTGCAAATGGGCTATGAAATCAAAGAACCGCCAGTGCCTATGCAGGACATTCAGGACGAAGAGAAAAAGGTTACGCTGCAAGGGACCATTTTTGGCTTGGAAAGCAAAGAGCTGCGTAACGGCAATACGTTGTTCACGTTTTTCCTGACCGACTTTACCGACTCGATGCAGATGAAGATGTTTGCGAAGACGAAGGAAGATGTCAAGATCCTCAGCCTGCTGGCTAATGGTAAATGGGTCAAAGTCCGTGGGCGCGTCGAATACGATCGGTTTATGCAGGTTCCGGAGTTGGCCATGATTCCTTCCGATCTGATGGAAGTCAAGGCCCCACCGTCCCGCAAGGACAATGCGGAAGAGAAGCGCGTCGAATTCCATCTTCATACAACGATGAGCACGATGGATGCCGTAACCTCCATTGACAAATACGTGAAAACGGCTGCTGCCTGGGGGCATAAAGCGATCGCTGTCACGGATCATGGCGGCGTGCAAGTATATCCGGAGGCGGCCAAGGCGGCGAAGAAAAACGGCATCAAAATGATCTACGGGCTGGAAGCCAACGTGGTTAACGATTCCGTTGCCGTTGTGCTGGCGCCCCAGCCGCTGGAATTAAAAACGGCCACGTATGTGGTATTCGATATCGAGACAACGGGTCTGTCGGTCACTCAAAACAAAATTATCGAGATCGCCGCGGTGAAGATACAGGATGGCAAAGAAATCGATCGGTACGCCTCCTTCGTCAACCCGCATGAGCGAATTCCTTACAACATTCAACAGCTCACCAACATTACGGATGAAATGGTAAAAGATGCGCCAGAGCTTGAACCAGTCATTCGCGATTTTGCTGCGTTCGTGGGGGACGGGGTGCTGGTTGCGCACAATGCTCGATTTGATATGGGCTTTATCCAGGCTTCCCTGAAAAGCCTGGGCATGCCGGAGCTGCCTAACCCTGTCCTGGATACGTTGGAGCTGGCGAGGCTGCTCTACCCTACGATGAAAAACCACCGGCTTAACACGCTTGCGGACAAATATAAAGTGGCGCTTGAAAGCCATCACCGGGCCATTGACGATACGGTGGCACTCGCTGGCATCCTGAACGGTTTGCTGAACGATGCGGCTCAAATGAAAGGGTTGACCATGCTTGACCGTCTGAATGACTATGTCGGCAAAGACCTGTCCAACACGCGTCCGTTCCATTGCTGTATTTACGCGCTGAACGGAGTCGGGAAAAAGAATCTGTACAAGCTGGTATCGTTATCCCATACGGAATATTTCAAACGCGTGCCATGTATCCCGAAATCGAAGCTGGTTGAACTGCGCGAAGGGCTGCTCATTTTGTCAGGCTGCGAAAAAGGTGAATTTTTCGAAGCGGTGCTTAACAAATCGTTGGAGGAAGCCGAGGAGATTGCCCAGTTTTACGATGTGCTCGAAATTCAGCCCTTGACGATGTATATGCACTTGGTCGAGAAAGCTTTGGTCGCTACGCCGGATGAGCTGAAAACGGCCATTCGCAAAGTGGTGGACATCGGCGACAAGTTGGGCAAACCGGTCGTTGCGACGGGGAACGTGCATTATTTGGAGGAACGGGACAAGCTGTTCCGCGACATTACGATTCACGGCATTACCGGCTTCAGCCCGCTGAAGGATATTCGCAAACCGGACGCCCATTTCCGCACCACGGATGAGATGCTGCAGGAGTTCGAGTTCCTTGGCACGGACAAGGCGTATGAAGTCGTTGTGACCAATACGTCCGAATTGGCGGACCGTTTTGAAGAGATCAAGTTGTTCCCGGACAAGCTCTTTACGCCGAACCTGGAGGGGGCCGACGAGGAAATTCGCAATACGTGTTACAATACGGCGAAATCGATCTATGGCGAAGAGTTGCCTGAAGTCATCGTAGCCCGGCTGGAAAAAGAACTGGGTCCGATCATCAAATATGGATTTTCCGCGAACTATCTCATTTCGGAGCGGCTCGTTAAAAAATCCAATCAAGACGGTTACCTCGTCGGATCGAGGGGATCGGTCGGTTCCTCTGTCGTGGCGACGTTCCTGGGCATTTCCGAGGTTAATCCGCTGCCTGCCCATTACATTTGCACCAATTCGGATTGCAAATACAGCGAATGGTTCCTCGATGGCAGCGTGCCTAGCGGATTCGATCTGCCCGAGAAGGATTGCCCGAAATGCGGCAATAGGCTGAAAGGCGAAGGACAGGACATTCCGTTCGAAACGTTCCTCGGATTCAAAGGGGACAAGGTTCCCGATATTGACTTGAACTTCTCCGGCGATTACCAGCCGCATGCGCACAATTATACGAAGGTATTGTTTGGCGACAAGGCTGTTTTCCGGGCTGGCACCATCGGCACAGTGGCAGAAAAAACCGCGTTCGGTTTTGCGAAAAAATACGAGGAAAGCCACCACAAGAAATGGCGCGGGGCCGAATTGAACCGGCTTGCTGCCGGCTGTACTGGCGTTAAACGGAGCACGGGACAGCATCCCGGCGGGATCGTCGTTGTGCCCGATTATATTGAAGTCGAAGACGTTACCCCTGTGCAGTATCCGGCAGACGACGTCAATGCCGAGTGGAAAACGACGCATTTTGACTACCATGCCTTTGAGGAAAACTTGCTCAAACTCGATATTCTGGGACACGATGATCCGACCATGATGCGTATGCTGCAGGATTTGACGGGCGTGGATCCGACGACCATTCCGATGAACGATCCGAAGGTGATGAGCATGTTCAACTCGACGGAGGCGCTCGGCGTAACGCCTGAGCAGATCCGCTCACCTGTTGCTACTTTCGGGGTGCCGGAGATGGGAACGAAGTTTGTGCGCCAGATGCTTGTGGAATCCCAACCGTCCTCTTTTGCGGACTTGCTGCAGATTTCCGGGCTGTCGCATGGAACCGGAGTATGGCTCGGCAATGCGCAGGAATTGATCAAAAACGGAACGTGCACGATCAAAACGGTCATCGGCTGCCGTGACGACATCATGCTGTTCCTGATTTACAAAGCAGGCATGGACGCCAGCCTTGCTTTTAAGATTACGGAAAGTGTGCGTAAGGGACGTGGTTTGCCGCAGGAATGGATCGATGAAATGAAAAAATGCAAAGTGCCGCAATGGTACATCGATTCCTGTCTCAAAATCCAGTACATGTTCCCGAAGGCGCATGCCGCTGCTTACGTGATCTCGGCTGTGCGTACCGCTTTCTTT contains the following coding sequences:
- a CDS encoding DUF4135 domain-containing protein; the protein is MPQEISCYDYRYGGYVPLLHVPGSIDIHFENIIDYGEYPLFIEMETLFSNEVEQRRLGRYPFMNRRLEDIALGSDPRSKILLGIFLRIMLF
- a CDS encoding PolC-type DNA polymerase III, encoding MSGIEEKRKRFELLMKQAELPSGLVEPYFLDGWIEKVETSRSNRDWSILIVKDTLVPAPIYRTFCLHIQEKLNHIAKITFGFKYNEQVQLGDIVSEYWNLFLEWAHREIPSVNGWMSRAQFECQEDLLQLTMSDAMSLELARKKQIDQAIMTFYDKYFNTSLRVKMAVGERGNNQEAMEQFQLKKREEERQVIEQMRAAAVESEMPEEEDQGELRLQMGYEIKEPPVPMQDIQDEEKKVTLQGTIFGLESKELRNGNTLFTFFLTDFTDSMQMKMFAKTKEDVKILSLLANGKWVKVRGRVEYDRFMQVPELAMIPSDLMEVKAPPSRKDNAEEKRVEFHLHTTMSTMDAVTSIDKYVKTAAAWGHKAIAVTDHGGVQVYPEAAKAAKKNGIKMIYGLEANVVNDSVAVVLAPQPLELKTATYVVFDIETTGLSVTQNKIIEIAAVKIQDGKEIDRYASFVNPHERIPYNIQQLTNITDEMVKDAPELEPVIRDFAAFVGDGVLVAHNARFDMGFIQASLKSLGMPELPNPVLDTLELARLLYPTMKNHRLNTLADKYKVALESHHRAIDDTVALAGILNGLLNDAAQMKGLTMLDRLNDYVGKDLSNTRPFHCCIYALNGVGKKNLYKLVSLSHTEYFKRVPCIPKSKLVELREGLLILSGCEKGEFFEAVLNKSLEEAEEIAQFYDVLEIQPLTMYMHLVEKALVATPDELKTAIRKVVDIGDKLGKPVVATGNVHYLEERDKLFRDITIHGITGFSPLKDIRKPDAHFRTTDEMLQEFEFLGTDKAYEVVVTNTSELADRFEEIKLFPDKLFTPNLEGADEEIRNTCYNTAKSIYGEELPEVIVARLEKELGPIIKYGFSANYLISERLVKKSNQDGYLVGSRGSVGSSVVATFLGISEVNPLPAHYICTNSDCKYSEWFLDGSVPSGFDLPEKDCPKCGNRLKGEGQDIPFETFLGFKGDKVPDIDLNFSGDYQPHAHNYTKVLFGDKAVFRAGTIGTVAEKTAFGFAKKYEESHHKKWRGAELNRLAAGCTGVKRSTGQHPGGIVVVPDYIEVEDVTPVQYPADDVNAEWKTTHFDYHAFEENLLKLDILGHDDPTMMRMLQDLTGVDPTTIPMNDPKVMSMFNSTEALGVTPEQIRSPVATFGVPEMGTKFVRQMLVESQPSSFADLLQISGLSHGTGVWLGNAQELIKNGTCTIKTVIGCRDDIMLFLIYKAGMDASLAFKITESVRKGRGLPQEWIDEMKKCKVPQWYIDSCLKIQYMFPKAHAAAYVISAVRTAFFKLYYPIQYYATYFTVRAEDFDIELVCQGYDAIYRKIVEIEQLGFQAPPKEKNMLPILEMALEMTARGFSLKPIDLYRSEATKFIVDGNSLIPPFSALAGIGDNAARNIAAAREHGEFLSIEDFQQKSKASKTIVELLTSMGCFRGLPESNQLSLF
- the rseP gene encoding RIP metalloprotease RseP codes for the protein METLKIAFYVFMMFFVIVAIHEWGHYYFAKRAGILVREFAIGFGPKMFSYKRGETQFTFRLLPFGGYARMAGEDPDISLIDVGQTICVRIKDGSIEKIFTANLEKYKNVIKGEVLHVDLETNLQLELDVDGERMAFSVHPQALIVGKDNTMQIAPKDRWFSSKTVGQRAMAIFAGPLMNFVLAFALFIIYIQVSGVPVENPSYIKIAEVSANGPAQQAGLKEGDIIKSINGTAVGADQQKLISLISESKGKSMDWMIERGGQEASVSVTPADVDGSGNGKVGISLGYPTRQAGFIETLSLSGKYTIETSKLIFKGLQQLVQNFALDDIGGPVRTIEVTGEIAKSGLDRLIYWSAMISINLGIFNLLPIPALDGSRLIFLGIEAVRGRPLNPNREGMVHFIGFAMLFVLMLAVTYNDILRLINR
- the proS gene encoding proline--tRNA ligase translates to MSKENDKQFVTEITPQGEDFSRWYIDVIKKADLMDYSPVRGCIVFKPDGFEIWEHIKDELDRRFRETGHRNAYFPMFIPESFFQKEKEHVEGFNPELPWVTEAGGEKLEERLAIRPTSETIIGHMYSKWIQSYRDLPVLINQWANVVRWEKRTLPFLRTSEFLWQEGHTAHETEEEAREETMRMLEIYREVVEEYLAIPVISGQKTPSEKFAGAVDTYSIEAMMKDGRAVQAGTSHYMGTNFAKAFEIQYLSRENVLEHAYTTSWGVSTRLIGALIMVHGDDRGLALPPKVAPTQVVMIPIGPPKTRDAVVGRADELFSELKKAGIRVKMDDRSDVRPGWKFNEYEMRGVPVRLEIGPRDMENGVCVLVSRITGEKKVIEQANLVEEVQNMLAQVQGEMLERARSFMSENFYSVDTLDEMKQLMENKRGFTLAGWCGSEACEDKVREVTGATSRNIPFEPKEQKHTCLACGEKAKHTVVFARAY